Proteins from a genomic interval of Spea bombifrons isolate aSpeBom1 chromosome 4, aSpeBom1.2.pri, whole genome shotgun sequence:
- the NFAM1 gene encoding NFAT activation molecule 1 produces the protein MALALCTLGFLLWAPTSQGCIQSVTQGPPVSVALTGEVASITCTITVSPVPDAKSVSVCVLRENTPVTCQQVTPTAPADNIIKKRLMFQVDGRTNKYLCNASCDSTWVTGEGTYIHVRDSGYADPSTDSSSLLCGLIVLLVLLLLLSGAGTLLLLHPFIWKKQGGLRVFKAAGKPPKAQGDPGGQENTGSLYASLQPQLDDVYHVLDDETPPSRAQDKKHQVQIHENQSPARRPKPAIKPTSYPEKIQQRPGKPPQKQAAHTADDLYENLSLGQ, from the exons ATGGCGCTCGCCCTGTGTACGCTGGGCTTCCTTCTGTGGGCCCCCACATCCCAAG GCTGCATCCAGTCCGTCACGCAGGGGCCGCCCGTCTCCGTGGCGCTCACTGGTGAAGTTGCCTCCATTACGTGTACTATAACCGTCTCCCCCGTTCCTGACGCAAAGTCGGTGAGCGTGTGCGTGCTGCGGGAGAACACGCCAGTGACATGCCAGCAAGTCACGCCCACTGCGCCGGCGGACAACATTATCAAGAAGAGGCTGATGTTTCAAGTGGACGGGCGGACCAACAAATACCTCTGCAACGCGTCATGTGACAGCACATGGGTGACAGGGGAAGGAACCTACATACATGTGAGAG ACTCCGGATACGCTGACCCCAGTACAGACTCCTCCAGTCTCCTCTGCGGCCTCATCGTTCTGCTCGTGCTCCTGCTGCTCCTGTCCGGGGCCGGGACGCTGCTCCTGCTGCACCCGTTCATCTGGAAAAAACAG GGGGGACTGAGGGTCTTCAAAGCAGCCGGTAAACCCCCCAAAGCCCAGGGCGACCCCGGCGGCCAGGAGAACACCGGCTCTCTGTATGCT TCTCTGCAGCCGCAGCTGGACGACGTGTACCACGTGCTGGATGACGAGACGCCCCCCTCCAGAGCCCAGGACAAG AAACACCAGGTGCAAATCCACGAGAATCAGAGCCCAGCGAGGAGGCCGAAGCCAGCG ATAAAACCCACCAGTTACCCAGAGAAGATCCAACAGAGGCCAGGAAAGCCCCCGCAGAAACAG GCAGCGCATACAGCCGACGACTTGTACGAGAATCTGTCTCTTGGACAGTGA